A genome region from Solirubrobacter pauli includes the following:
- a CDS encoding amino acid permease yields the protein MTTAQSDDERRLAELGYRQDLQRAWSGFSNFAISFTIISVLAGCFTTYGQAWNNGGPIAISWGWPIICGLILLVAFSMSELVSKYPTAGGIYYWASTMGGPRWGWFTGWFNLIGLVGVVASVDYGCATFLNATFTLFGVNLGFMDWSDGTGVLGETFFLFAVILTVHALINIYSSPLVALMNNISVFWHVVGVAAIILILAFVPDTHQSVDFVFTETINNSGFGAGMFWWYVLPLGFLLTMYTQTGYDASAHISEETHGAAEAAAKGVWRSVFWSGVGGWLVLLAITFAAADVDAVNAGLGSSLAVFSSALPDGWEKMVVVIATIGQLFCGMACVTSCSRMMYAFSRDRAVPGWQLWTRLNHHRVPAFAVIASCVAALVMTLPALEGDEAGAPYAFFAVVSICVIGLYIAYVMPVYLRWRMGDAFEPGPWTLGRKYKWVNPLAIVWVIICVIIFCLPFTPAAVPWRDEFDLRYLNYAPVTVGAVLLIVGLWWALKAKHTFKGPVRTVEFDEGAGIQ from the coding sequence GTGACCACCGCTCAGAGCGACGACGAACGCCGGCTCGCCGAGCTCGGCTACAGGCAGGACCTGCAGCGCGCCTGGAGCGGGTTCTCGAACTTCGCGATCTCGTTCACGATCATCTCCGTCCTCGCGGGCTGCTTCACCACGTACGGGCAGGCGTGGAACAACGGCGGCCCGATCGCGATCTCGTGGGGCTGGCCGATCATCTGCGGGCTGATCCTGCTCGTCGCGTTCTCGATGAGCGAGCTGGTGAGCAAGTACCCGACCGCCGGCGGCATCTACTACTGGGCGTCGACCATGGGCGGGCCGCGGTGGGGCTGGTTCACCGGCTGGTTCAACCTGATCGGCCTGGTGGGCGTGGTGGCGTCGGTGGACTACGGCTGCGCCACGTTCCTGAACGCGACCTTCACGCTGTTCGGCGTGAACCTCGGGTTCATGGACTGGAGCGACGGCACCGGCGTGCTGGGCGAGACGTTCTTCCTGTTCGCGGTGATCCTGACCGTGCACGCGCTGATCAACATCTACTCCTCGCCGCTCGTCGCCCTGATGAACAACATCAGCGTGTTCTGGCACGTGGTCGGCGTGGCCGCGATCATCCTCATCCTCGCGTTCGTCCCCGACACGCACCAGAGCGTGGACTTCGTGTTCACCGAGACGATCAACAACTCGGGGTTCGGGGCCGGCATGTTCTGGTGGTACGTGCTGCCGCTCGGCTTCCTGCTGACGATGTACACGCAGACGGGCTACGACGCCTCCGCGCACATCTCCGAGGAGACGCACGGCGCCGCCGAGGCCGCGGCCAAGGGCGTGTGGCGCAGCGTGTTCTGGAGCGGCGTCGGCGGTTGGCTGGTGCTGCTGGCGATCACGTTCGCGGCCGCCGACGTGGACGCGGTCAACGCGGGGCTCGGCTCGTCCCTGGCCGTGTTCAGCAGCGCGCTGCCGGACGGCTGGGAGAAGATGGTCGTGGTGATCGCGACGATCGGCCAGCTCTTCTGCGGCATGGCCTGCGTCACCTCGTGCTCGCGGATGATGTACGCGTTCTCGCGTGACCGCGCGGTGCCCGGCTGGCAGCTGTGGACGCGGCTCAACCATCACCGCGTGCCCGCGTTCGCCGTGATCGCGTCGTGCGTGGCGGCGCTGGTGATGACGTTGCCGGCGCTGGAAGGCGACGAGGCGGGCGCGCCCTACGCGTTCTTCGCCGTCGTCTCGATCTGCGTGATCGGGCTCTACATCGCGTACGTGATGCCGGTGTACCTGCGCTGGCGGATGGGTGACGCGTTCGAGCCGGGGCCGTGGACGCTCGGCCGCAAGTACAAGTGGGTCAACCCGCTCGCGATCGTGTGGGTGATCATCTGCGTGATCATCTTCTGCCTGCCGTTCACGCCCGCCGCCGTGCCGTGGCGTGACGAGTTCGACCTCAGGTACCTGAACTACGCGCCGGTCACGGTCGGCGCGGTGCTGCTGATCGTCGGCCTGTGGTGGGCGCTGAAGGCCAAGCACACGTTCAAGGGGCCGGTCCGCACGGTGGAGTTCGACGAGGGCGCCGGCATTCAGTGA
- a CDS encoding SDR family oxidoreductase gives MRLRDKVCVITGAAGGIGAASAELFRAQGATVIGVDLGDDFDGVDLALAADVADEAAVIEVMRRAREEYGRIDVLFNNAGISPDDDVSVLDTTLEAWQRVQDVNLRSVFLCCKHGIPHLLDTGGGSVINTASFVAVMGAATSQISYTASKGAVLALSRELGVEFARRGVRVNALCPGPVDTPLLRELYASDPAKAARRLIHLPMGRFADAREIAQAAVFLASDESSYITASTFMVDGGLSGAYVTPE, from the coding sequence ATGAGGCTGCGGGACAAGGTCTGCGTCATCACGGGCGCGGCGGGCGGCATCGGCGCGGCGTCGGCGGAGCTCTTCCGCGCGCAGGGCGCGACGGTCATCGGCGTGGACCTGGGCGACGACTTCGACGGCGTCGACCTCGCGCTCGCCGCGGACGTCGCCGATGAGGCCGCGGTCATCGAGGTGATGCGCCGCGCCCGCGAGGAGTACGGCCGCATCGACGTCCTCTTCAACAACGCCGGCATCTCCCCCGACGACGACGTGTCCGTCCTGGACACGACGCTGGAGGCCTGGCAGCGCGTGCAGGACGTCAACCTGCGCAGCGTCTTCCTCTGCTGCAAGCACGGCATCCCCCACCTGCTGGACACGGGCGGCGGCTCGGTCATCAACACGGCGTCGTTCGTCGCCGTGATGGGCGCGGCCACGTCCCAGATCTCCTACACGGCCTCCAAGGGCGCGGTGCTGGCGCTGTCGCGTGAGCTGGGCGTGGAGTTCGCCCGCCGCGGCGTGCGCGTGAACGCGCTCTGCCCCGGCCCGGTCGACACCCCGCTGCTGCGCGAGCTCTACGCGAGCGACCCGGCGAAGGCCGCGCGCCGCCTCATCCACCTCCCGATGGGCCGCTTCGCGGACGCGCGCGAGATCGCGCAGGCCGCGGTGTTCCTGGCCTCGGACGAGTCGTCCTACATCACGGCGTCGACGTTCATGGTCGACGGCGGCCTGTCGGGCGCCTACGTCACCCCCGAATGA
- a CDS encoding gamma-glutamyl-gamma-aminobutyrate hydrolase family protein, which yields MRRPVIGVCAAVERARWSVWDDEAVLLPRSYVTAVQAAGGLAILLPPDEHPDGVLDLVDGLILAGGADYGERPDRDAFEIALGLEAMERDLPLLGVCRGMQLMNLARGGTLIEHLPDVLGHEDHRAVPGAFGDHYVRLEPGSLAADAVGAVSHPTKSHHHQGVDAIGEGLHVTGWATVDDLVEAIEDPTRRFALGVQWHPEAGGAEEIAALVEAARA from the coding sequence GTGAGGCGCCCGGTGATCGGCGTGTGCGCGGCCGTCGAGCGCGCGCGGTGGAGCGTGTGGGACGACGAGGCGGTGCTGCTGCCGCGCTCGTACGTGACCGCGGTGCAGGCCGCGGGCGGGTTGGCGATCCTGCTGCCGCCGGATGAGCACCCGGACGGGGTCCTCGACCTCGTCGACGGCCTGATCCTCGCCGGTGGCGCCGACTACGGCGAGCGGCCCGACCGTGACGCGTTCGAGATCGCGCTCGGGCTGGAGGCGATGGAGCGCGACCTCCCGCTGCTGGGCGTGTGCCGCGGCATGCAGCTGATGAACCTCGCCCGCGGCGGGACGTTGATCGAGCACCTGCCGGACGTGCTCGGCCACGAGGACCACCGCGCCGTGCCGGGCGCGTTCGGCGACCACTACGTGCGCCTGGAGCCGGGCTCGCTGGCGGCGGACGCGGTCGGAGCGGTGTCACATCCGACGAAATCGCACCATCATCAAGGCGTGGACGCGATCGGGGAGGGCTTGCACGTGACGGGTTGGGCGACGGTGGACGACCTCGTGGAGGCGATCGAAGATCCGACGCGGCGCTTCGCGCTCGGCGTGCAATGGCACCCGGAGGCGGGCGGTGCGGAGGAGATCGCCGCGCTCGTCGAGGCGGCGCGCGCATGA
- a CDS encoding endonuclease/exonuclease/phosphatase family protein, which produces MKTSRVLAALAAAFMVAAPAAGAQEITVMTRNVFLGADLNPAINAPGIGEAINGAGTVWNELQATKFPERAVPLAREIKASGADLVGLQEVALWHSQQPSDGGAPPISPIAGAQPASTVAFDFLALLQAQLGSSYKVVVVQKEFQAELPVNADGNTATGAGPLAGFGADLDARLTMRDVILVRRGSKVKLGKTRKGHFKTRYEPSVGGLKIPVDRGWVSVEARLGKRSFRFVNTHLEAFGDPKIRAAQAKELLAGPLKTKAQVILVGDLNSGIGRHNQPEKPGDDLAFKALKGFKDNGARQSCCYSSLTDPAAKLDHTVDHVLTKPGLKTVRARVTGNDPAARTPSGLWPSDHGGVISRLRLRG; this is translated from the coding sequence GTGAAGACGTCCAGGGTCCTCGCGGCGCTTGCGGCCGCGTTCATGGTCGCCGCTCCGGCAGCCGGCGCGCAGGAGATCACCGTCATGACGCGCAACGTGTTCCTCGGCGCGGACTTGAACCCGGCGATCAACGCGCCGGGCATCGGCGAGGCGATCAACGGCGCCGGCACCGTGTGGAACGAGCTGCAGGCGACCAAGTTCCCGGAGCGTGCCGTCCCGCTCGCGCGCGAGATCAAGGCGTCCGGCGCCGATCTCGTGGGGCTGCAGGAGGTCGCGCTCTGGCACTCCCAGCAGCCGTCCGACGGCGGCGCGCCGCCGATCAGCCCGATCGCCGGTGCGCAGCCCGCGAGCACGGTCGCGTTCGACTTCCTCGCGCTGTTGCAGGCGCAGCTCGGCTCGAGCTACAAGGTGGTCGTCGTCCAGAAGGAGTTCCAGGCCGAGCTGCCGGTCAACGCCGACGGCAACACCGCGACCGGCGCGGGCCCGCTCGCCGGCTTCGGCGCGGACCTCGACGCGCGGCTGACGATGCGTGACGTCATCCTCGTCCGCCGCGGCTCGAAGGTGAAGCTCGGCAAGACCCGCAAGGGACACTTCAAGACGCGCTACGAGCCGAGCGTCGGCGGCCTGAAGATCCCGGTCGACCGCGGCTGGGTGTCGGTCGAAGCGCGGCTCGGCAAGCGCTCGTTCCGCTTCGTCAACACGCACCTGGAGGCGTTCGGGGACCCGAAGATCCGCGCGGCGCAGGCCAAGGAGCTGCTCGCCGGCCCGCTGAAGACCAAGGCGCAGGTGATCCTGGTCGGCGACCTCAACTCGGGCATCGGCCGCCACAACCAGCCGGAGAAGCCCGGTGACGACCTCGCGTTCAAGGCGCTGAAGGGCTTCAAGGACAACGGCGCGCGGCAGAGCTGCTGCTACTCGTCGCTGACCGACCCGGCGGCGAAGCTCGACCACACCGTCGATCACGTGCTCACCAAGCCGGGGTTGAAGACGGTGCGCGCCCGGGTGACCGGCAACGATCCGGCGGCGCGGACGCCGTCCGGCCTGTGGCCGTCCGACCATGGCGGCGTGATCAGCCGGTTGCGCCTGCGCGGTTGA
- a CDS encoding aminoglycoside phosphotransferase family protein, translating to MGELPIDRALVERLVATQYPALRREPVREVRSTGTVNGIYRVGEQHCARLPRLPAWADALRREVEWLPRLAPQLPLRQPEPAFLGEPTAEFPLPWAIFRWLEGEPFDASQVWDERPEAETLGRFVAALHALPVPADAPRGGRAPLAELDAVTRAALESDTAVAAWERALEAPAWDGVPGWAHNDLLAPNLLTRHGALEAVIDWGSVGVGDPAQDLVPAWAVFSPLGRRLFRKQVGADDGTWERARGYALHQAALIIPYYRTSNPGFTALAERTVEQVIRG from the coding sequence GTGGGAGAGCTTCCGATCGACCGTGCGCTGGTCGAGCGCCTGGTCGCCACGCAGTACCCGGCGCTGCGGCGCGAGCCGGTGCGCGAGGTCCGGTCGACCGGCACCGTCAACGGCATCTACCGCGTCGGCGAGCAGCACTGCGCGCGCCTGCCGCGCCTGCCCGCGTGGGCGGACGCGCTGCGACGGGAGGTCGAGTGGCTCCCGAGGCTGGCGCCGCAGCTGCCGTTGCGTCAGCCCGAGCCCGCCTTCCTCGGCGAGCCCACCGCCGAGTTCCCGCTGCCGTGGGCGATCTTCCGCTGGCTGGAGGGAGAGCCGTTCGACGCGAGCCAGGTCTGGGACGAGCGGCCGGAGGCGGAGACGCTCGGGCGGTTCGTGGCCGCGCTGCACGCCCTCCCGGTGCCCGCGGACGCGCCCCGCGGAGGACGGGCGCCGCTCGCCGAGCTCGACGCCGTCACCCGCGCGGCGTTGGAGTCCGACACGGCCGTCGCCGCCTGGGAACGCGCGTTGGAGGCGCCCGCCTGGGACGGCGTGCCCGGCTGGGCGCACAACGACCTGCTGGCACCCAACCTGCTCACGCGCCACGGGGCCTTGGAGGCCGTCATCGACTGGGGCAGCGTCGGCGTCGGCGACCCGGCGCAGGACCTCGTGCCGGCCTGGGCCGTCTTCAGCCCACTCGGCCGGAGGCTGTTCCGCAAGCAGGTCGGCGCCGACGACGGCACCTGGGAGCGCGCCCGCGGCTACGCGCTCCACCAGGCGGCGCTGATCATCCCGTACTACCGGACGTCGAACCCGGGGTTCACCGCGCTCGCCGAGCGCACGGTCGAGCAGGTCATTCGGGGGTGA